In Kitasatospora viridis, a single window of DNA contains:
- a CDS encoding G1 family glutamic endopeptidase, which produces MRKFLIRVATLAAAATALAPVAPTTAAAAQGMAFRPLSYNINGYNWGGYAAQGSGFTSVSASWTEPNASCNSTNDLYAPWVGIDGYGSSTVEQTGVATDCSSGSPVDQAWYEMYPANPVYLSSSSYPVSAGDHINASVTYAGSSKYTLKLNDSSRGWTYTTTKSLSASRASAEVIIESPTGSYPNFGTLNFTSATVNGKSLGSSNPVAMDPSNGAYEATTSGLGSNGTSFSETFLQE; this is translated from the coding sequence ATGCGCAAGTTCCTGATACGCGTCGCCACCCTCGCGGCCGCGGCCACCGCTCTCGCCCCCGTCGCGCCGACCACCGCCGCAGCCGCCCAGGGCATGGCGTTCCGCCCCCTGAGCTACAACATCAACGGCTACAACTGGGGCGGCTACGCAGCCCAGGGCAGCGGCTTCACCTCCGTCTCGGCCAGCTGGACCGAGCCGAACGCCAGCTGCAACTCCACCAACGACCTCTACGCGCCCTGGGTCGGCATCGACGGCTACGGCTCGTCCACCGTCGAGCAGACCGGTGTCGCGACCGACTGCTCCAGCGGCAGCCCCGTCGACCAGGCCTGGTACGAGATGTACCCGGCGAACCCGGTCTACCTGAGCAGCAGCTCGTACCCGGTGTCGGCCGGCGACCACATCAACGCCTCGGTCACCTACGCCGGGAGCAGCAAGTACACCCTCAAGCTCAACGACTCCTCGCGGGGTTGGACCTACACCACCACCAAGTCGCTGTCCGCGAGCCGGGCCAGCGCCGAGGTCATCATCGAGTCGCCGACCGGGTCCTACCCGAACTTCGGGACCCTCAACTTCACCTCGGCCACCGTCAACGGCAAGTCGCTCGGGTCCTCCAACCCGGTCGCGATGGACCCGTCGAACGGCGCCTACGAGGCCACCACCAGCGGCCTCGGCTCCAACGGCACCAGCTTCAGCGAGACCTTCCTGCAGGAGTAG